The Paenibacillus amylolyticus genome contains the following window.
ATCGCGACGTATAACACGCTATGGTATGAATTCTTCTGGAATGTACATACCTTCGCTTGCGCACTGGTACTTATTCAGATTTCCTATTTGCTCTATCGCAAAGGGCCGTCATTGATCGTTAAGCCGCTGAATCGGCTTGGAGCACTTTCGTTTGGCATCTATCTGATTCATCCATTCTTCCTGCTGGTGTATCGGAATTATCCGCCGCAGACAGGAGTCTCCTGGTTAGTGCATCTCTGGTATGCCGGAGGATTTGGCGTAGCTCTGATCGCATCGTGGATCGTCGTTGGATTGACGGCAAGGTTCGTTCCCTATGCATGGGTCATCTTTGGCAATCTGCCGAAACCGAAACCACGTCTCGCCCCGCAACAGAACTCGGGCCAACTGGACGTTCGTTAAGATGGTTTTCCAACACAGGAATAATAAACCGTTTCTTGGTCGACCTTAGGGGAGAGCAGGGAGCGGTTTTTTTTGCCTATACAGAAATGCATGATATGGGGAACGAATGTTTCTTTTTCAGGGTAGAGGGGTAATCATAAGGCGGAACGATAATACATTATGGATAACAGGATTAAGGTGAATAACATGACAACATGCGAAAAATGCGGGAGACCGATGCAGGATATATTGGAATATGTGGAACACATTCTTCACGAATGCAGTGAACAGACACAGGAGTACAACTCGAAAGATTATCAGGCCTATGGGCATGAGGGTGTTCACGAGCAGATGTGATACAATAGAAAGAAACCGGATTCATACGGAACCGAGGTGACAACATGGAGACGGGTCCAGCCCCTTTCCGGCAAGGAAAGACGGAACAAGAAGCGCGACTGAGCAAAACATGCATGTATTGCGGACAACAGCGGCCAATATCTGAATTCCGGCGCAGAACCGGAAAGCGGGCAGGCCCGGGAGCCAGACGGGGAGCCTGTCGAAGCTGCCGAAAGCTCGGTGGACAGGCTGCTCAGGATACTCGTTCCATTAAGCAAGCAGGCGAACCGAGGGAGACTCAACCGGAAAGCGTGGTGACACGCCCTGTTCCTGCCAAGCCCTCTGCAACTGCGAGATATGAGGCAGATCGTACCTCTGATGGGATGGGGCAGGGATCTGCTACGGTGTCTGAGTCCGATAGAGGTCTCTTGTCTCAACCGTCAGTGAACTCGTCATCTTCGAATGATGATCAACATGCTGACGTGGTGACTTCTTCACCTTCTTCTTCAGGTATTCGGAAGAAGAGGAGAAGGCGGAGGAAGAGCAAGCGGATAGAGGGAATGAAAGGTAATGAGCAGAAAGAAACAAGTCTGGAGCATGATGGCTTGACAGGTGAGGTTGTAACTGACCCTGCTGAGCCACAGCCAGGCGAGCGCTGGCGTGGCGAGGGACATTCGCAGGGCCATGCATCTGCGAATGCAAGGGACACTGCACAGCGGGCTGGCGTGCGAGCAGCCGCTGCTGTGCAGGCCGCCGGACAGACTGCGGCGGCCCAAGCGCTGCTGCCTGCTGAGCCGCAAGGCCCGGCAGCAGCGCAAATGGCTGCGGATCAACCGACCGCAGCCAAACGCAAACGCAAGCGCCGCCGCAAGCGTGCTGGCGCGCTGGCGCCCGGCGCAGGGCAGGCCCGCAGCATCGCTGCTGAGGCCCATGCGCCGGCACTGGGCGACCGTGGCGATGCCACCACGGTCGCCGCACCTGCGGCGGCGGAGGCACAGCCTGACGCCACCAGGCGCGAGCCTGGGCAAGCGCCGGAGGCTGCTGCGGAGGCGGGGCCTCCTGCGCCCGTGCGCCAGCCTGGCTTGCCAGGGTCCAAGCCGCGCCAGGCGCGCAAGGAGCGTGCGCCCAAGGCGAACGGCGAAGATGCTGCCCGCGGTACATCCGGGCAGCGACCTGCGCATGCCAGCCGTAGTCACGGAGCTGGCACGGATGGCCGTCCCCGCCGCCAGACGCCGGCGGCTCCGGTAGCCATTGACCCGGAAGATCCGGCTTCGCTCCGGACCAACCGGCAAGGCATGGTGCGGATGCGTGGCAAGACGGACAAGGGCAGGCGTTGGCACCAGGAAGTGGATATGGAGCTTGCCGTCACGCTGGTGAAAGAAAAAGCCGCTGTAGTGGTTAATCGATATACGATTCGCCGACTGTTCAGCAATAAGGATTTCAAGCGGTATATTCTGACTCGGGATCACCACACCTGTTACTTCTGTGGATCGTATGGAGATACGATTGACCATCTGCTGCCGCGTGCCAAAGGTGGACACACCACCCCGCTCAACTGTGTCTGCGCCTGTAATCTGTGCAACCAGTCCAAAGCAGCGATGGATGCTGATGAGTTTATGCGTTCCGGTATTCCCGAATGGAATGCTGCCCATCAGGCAGAATTGATTGAACTGGAAATGCAGGAAGCGCAGCTGGAAGAAGGATGATATATTCCCGAAGATAAAATCGGGTTTTAATATGAAGAGCACACCAAGACCACAAGAGGTCGAGGTGTGCTTTTTGCATGTAATTTTTACTCAGGTGAGTCGGAAGACAGTCACTGTGCAATAATTTCTTCAAATTGACAACGGTGTTCATCGAAGATGTACGTTATACTGGGAGGAAGTAGACTAAACAGCTCCAACACTCGTCTGAATGATGGAGTTACATGTGGAATAAACAACATCAGATAGTAGACTGTATAGATTGGATGGATGCGGATGACCCCGGCAGCACTGGACATTATGTCCTATATTACGGAAGAAAATATTCGTTTCTGGCTGGAAAAGTTCCGCTCTCTGGGCCCGTTACCGGGAATTTTGCTTACGTTTATGAAATCATTTGTGCCGCCACTGCCAACGCTGTTGATTGTAGGTGTGAACGGTGCGGTATACGGTCTGTGGGCAGGTTTTTTATATTCATGGATCGGCATGGTCCTCGGTTGCACCGTTACTTTTCTGATCGTACGGGAGATCGGGAAATCCGCTTTTGTGGAACGGTGGGCCCGCAAACCGCGTGTGCAACGCAGTATGGTCTGGATTCGGAGGAATGCATTCAGTTATGTTTTTTTGCTAAGTATCTTCCCGGTAGGTCCGTTCGTCATTATTAATGTGGCAGCAGGTATCGCGCGAATGCGGTTAGTATCCTTCCTGCTGGCGGTGGGCTGTGGCAAAGCAATCATGATCTTCTCTGTTACGTATATCGGTTCCAATGTTGAACAATTTCTGGAGCATCCTGTACGCTGGATAGGCGTATTGCTCTTCATAGCGGTATCCCTGTGGGCAAGCCGCAAACTGGAGCGACACTTTACCCGGTCATCGTCAGAACGCGAGAATCTACAAGATCTGAATCAACCAGATGGAAAATCGATTTCCTCATAAATGTATGAACTATCAGTGTACAGATCATTGATCTCTAATAATAGTGACGATGGCACGTAAGACAATATATTTGCATGAATCACATAGATAGAAAACAAGCGACGAGATTACCAAGTTAGAAATAAGACGGAAGACATGAACGCTCTCATCCTCATACAGGAAGATGTCACGAAGTGTCTCCGATACCAGCATTTCAGACTTAAACTTAAAAACTTAAATAGACTGTTCCATCGGAAGTAACTCTTACCTTTCCGGGGAACAGTCTATTTGTTTCTTGTGAAGTGCTGAACCAGCTTCGTTTGTACATTGTCTAATACCACTCGTCTTTCGATCTTCATTTTGTTATGGTTTCTTCCCATTCCAGATTTCCAGTAGCGGTCCGTGCTGCCCGTAAACCGGATCAGTATCCGGGATCGGAACCTCTCGGATTTCCTGAAGAGCTTTGGCTCGATCGCCTTCCTCACCTGTGCGTGTGTTGTAACTCATACCGCCCGGATAGGCACCGGCAATACGGAAGTCCGTGCTGGACTCCAGACGTTTATGACCTGTCCCGGCGGGAAGCACGACAACGTCGCCTGTTTGGAGATAAACTTTCTGACCATTTTCTCCGCCTAGAATCAGTTCCACGAATCCACTCACCACCGCAAGAGCCTCATGAGCGTTACTATGATAATGATGATAATTGAACACACCATTCAACCAGCTATTTCCCCATCCATGACGGTTCAGCAACGATTCTGCGTGAAGGGCCTCTTCCGGCCATACGTTTTTATACAAAAGTACAGGCAGGGTCGGATGATTGGGAATTGTACCGTTATCCTGGAGAAATAACGTCTCGATATTCTTTCTCGGTTCATTCATCTCATATCACCTCATTATAAATTACCCGATAACGTCAAGGACGAACAAAAAACAATTGTAAAATGATACAAAATGTATCATTTTAAGGTTATACTCAGTACATAAACTCTCTTCAATGCACTCGTTGTATAAATCGCAAGGGGGAATCGTGTGTGAACATTGTTATTACAGGGGCTTCTGGATTTGTCGGATTTAATCTGTCACAGTATTTGGCGCAAAAGGGGCATCGGATTACCCTTGTGGATCGGGATGATTATTGTAACAGGCTTGTTCACGTCTCTCCTCTACATGACATGCCGTTCATCTGTTGTGATCTTGCCTCAGACCGGATCCATCTGCCTGCGGGAACAGATTATATTATTCATCTGGCAGCCATGCCTCACGTGGATTATTCGTATCATCAACCAGGCGAAGTCTTCCGCAATAATACCTTCAGTACACAGGCTATACTGCAGTATGCTACCGAACATGACATCCCTGTCTTGCTGGCATCATCTGTTGAAGTGTATGGCGGCGATTGGGGCAGAGTCTATCATGAATCAGATCCGTATGCGCCCGTCTCTCCTTATTCTGCATCCAAAGTCGCCTGTGAAATGCTTGCTCACTCCTACGCTCAATGTTACGAGCTGCCAGTCAAACTTTTTCGTTTGACCAACCTCTATGGTCCGTGGCAACTGCCAGACCGTATCATTCCTCGAAACTTCGGTCGGATGTTGGACGGACTGCCTCTGGATATTCAGGGATCAGCAGTACGTGATTTCTTGTATGTAGATGATGCCCTTCGGGCCATTGAACAGATCATGCTGAAGGGCAAAGACGGACAGGTTTACAACATATCGACAGGGCTTGGAACAACCATGCAAGAGATTGGGGAGTTATTGCAACCCATGGATCGGTCCTTAGCTGCTGTAGAGATTCGGGAGCAAGAACCCACCCAGTCCAGAGGGTCCAGTCTGGTCGTGCATTCAGGTAGAATTCGGGGGAACTGGGATGGTTACCTCAGATGACATTGGAAAAAGGATTGGAAAGAACCTTCCGTTGGTACCAGGAACATCCTGAATGGGTAAGACAGTTCAGCCGTGAATATCATAGAACAAGGGAAACGCGCAGTTTTATTATTGATATGGCAAGATACGCAGTTCCAGCTGTGTAAAATGTACAAAAAAAGCCAGGGAAGGGTGTATGGAGTAACACCTTCCTTGGCTTTTTTGCGCCTCCGTCTCATCTTCAGTTTTCTTTCGAATACGGACGCAGGCTATTTTAGAACGATCTATTGCACGAAATTTTCGTGCTTTGTGACTGTTGCGTCACAAGGATCTAGTGATCTTTTTTAACGTCGGCAATTTTATCCTGTACAGCACCTTTGGCTTTGTCTTTTTTGCCCTCAGCCTGAAGGGATCTGTTATTTGTTGCATTACCGATTTGATCCTTCACTTCGCCTTTAGCCTTATTGATACCTGCTTTGATTTTATCGCTAGTTGAATTACTCATATCGAACATCTCCTTCGTTGTCTGGTGTAG
Protein-coding sequences here:
- a CDS encoding TVP38/TMEM64 family protein, producing the protein MTPAALDIMSYITEENIRFWLEKFRSLGPLPGILLTFMKSFVPPLPTLLIVGVNGAVYGLWAGFLYSWIGMVLGCTVTFLIVREIGKSAFVERWARKPRVQRSMVWIRRNAFSYVFLLSIFPVGPFVIINVAAGIARMRLVSFLLAVGCGKAIMIFSVTYIGSNVEQFLEHPVRWIGVLLFIAVSLWASRKLERHFTRSSSERENLQDLNQPDGKSISS
- a CDS encoding CsbD family protein, with product MSNSTSDKIKAGINKAKGEVKDQIGNATNNRSLQAEGKKDKAKGAVQDKIADVKKDH
- a CDS encoding cupin domain-containing protein, with protein sequence MNEPRKNIETLFLQDNGTIPNHPTLPVLLYKNVWPEEALHAESLLNRHGWGNSWLNGVFNYHHYHSNAHEALAVVSGFVELILGGENGQKVYLQTGDVVVLPAGTGHKRLESSTDFRIAGAYPGGMSYNTRTGEEGDRAKALQEIREVPIPDTDPVYGQHGPLLEIWNGKKP
- a CDS encoding NAD-dependent epimerase/dehydratase family protein, which gives rise to MNIVITGASGFVGFNLSQYLAQKGHRITLVDRDDYCNRLVHVSPLHDMPFICCDLASDRIHLPAGTDYIIHLAAMPHVDYSYHQPGEVFRNNTFSTQAILQYATEHDIPVLLASSVEVYGGDWGRVYHESDPYAPVSPYSASKVACEMLAHSYAQCYELPVKLFRLTNLYGPWQLPDRIIPRNFGRMLDGLPLDIQGSAVRDFLYVDDALRAIEQIMLKGKDGQVYNISTGLGTTMQEIGELLQPMDRSLAAVEIREQEPTQSRGSSLVVHSGRIRGNWDGYLR